tATGCTGATAcaaatgaaaaatatttttcattagTATTGCACCTTGCTTATATCCCACAGGCCATTAGATTACACTagtattttattaatttctattatatttttaatgattgtGATCTTAAAGTTAGTATTTAAAAGGCTGTTAACCTCATATTTATAATATCCAACCGAAATTTCAGTATTTTGGTTCTAAAACATCCCACGAGGTCctcaaaaattttgaaatttcaaaaaaaattctttccagTCATCAAAACAAGTTAAGATTTCAAAAGTGCCAACTAATATCCTTGACAAAGTCTTTTGAGGACTGGTACAAAGATCTAATCCGAGTCCCACCATCACGCCAATTTTGGCCAGGATTCCTTGCAGAAAACCTCAAAATATCTTGGTCTTGGCCACCAACCAAGCCAACATGAAGCTTGGTCTAGTGTTAAGAgttgcttttttttaaaaaaaaaaataaaatcaaaaagtaACAAGGCGAATCTGCACTTAAGACGGAAGAGGTGCTCAAAAAAAGTTACAAATACAATACCCACAGGTAGTCCAGTTGCATAGAACCAAAGAAAATTAGTTCCAGAGATCAAAAACAATTATGATTTGAGGTGCAGAAAAGTACGTAAACTTTCCACCGGTCCACTTATAATATGCAACCAGACAAAATTAGTCAAAGAGATCAAAAACAGCCAAGGAAAAGACAGGATAAGCAGGATACCTTTACTCAACCTTTAAAGAGATCAAAAACAGCCAAGGATAAGACAGGATAAACAGGATACCTTGAGGATAGCCATTCCATAGAACTCAACCTTTTCCCCGGTTGGTGCATGACCTTTGTAAGGCCCTTCCATGTATCCCCAGTGCCTGAACTTGAGCACGATCACCGGAGGGCCCGAGTACACATGCAGCACCTCCCACGCGAACCCGCGAGGGAACGCCGTCCGGAACAACTCGTGCGATGACTCAAAGCTCTCCAAGTCCTCCTCCGGCTGGGAATTCTGCAGCAGCGCGTTGTAACTCCCCAGCTTCAACGTCTCCTCGGCTGATAACGCCTGCCTTCCATTCACAATGAATTTGAACTTCTCCCGGTTGATGGTCTTGAAGTCTTCTAGCCGGGTCTTATGAGAGAACTCCATCTCCCACGTTTTGATCGCGTTCTGTACCTTCTCTTCCAGCGACCCTTTTGGCCAGACCTACAAAAAAAAGGTATAGTCCGATCAAAAGAGAGAGCTTGAGAGTAAGAACAATCGATAATAATAGATTTGATGGGCGTTTTACCTTCGTCCTTCCTTCTTCGAAGAGCTTGTTGACAAGATCATACGTTGGAGGAGATCCAAGCCTCCAGTGGGTgtcatctccttcttctcccacTAAATAAGACCTGTACTGGTCCCCCACCGGTTTCTCCTTTGAAGCTTCCTCCATATCCAACGTCACAGAACGTCCGTCTTTCTGCCTACCGCGGGTGCCTGGAGCAGCAACTGGAAACTTGGGCTGCAGAGTAACTTACCGTCACTACAAAAAGGGAAGCTAGGGCCTTTCCTTTCGAACAAAGAAGAGACCCTCTTCTGGGAATCGCGATTATTCGACGAGAAGGCGCCGGCGGCCTTCACAAGGGCCCTTCACAAGCTAGTCACCTTCCCGACGGCCGGCGCCGCCGTCTCCAGGTTCGACGAGCAGGAGGGGCGGCTGGGTTGGAAGGGGTTAGGGATTTTGTTGGGGGCGTAGTCTTCGGGGGAGATTAGGCCTCCGACGTCGCTTTCTAAAGGTCGTCCAAGGAGGACGATTAGGCCTCCGACCCCATTTTTTCCGGTAGTGCGTTATTTTCATATGATTTCAGTCGGTATCCATGAAGCCGTGCTTTCGAAGGCGGCAACTCTGACGGCACCCTTGCGGCGACTCTGGCTTCTGAATATCtcccttaattttttttaatggattaCATTTAACAATTTTTTACATAAACATCCTtctcaaattcaaatttacataaatacctccttaaaaattatatttattttcttatcctcataaaatactgtttttttTCACTATCACGatcgtcttataaatatttctttttacaTACCtatctattaaaaatattttagccattttaatttgaaatctttaaattttttaacaACGTTAGATGGTGcggatacatatgcaaaaataaaaataaaaaaatatacaatagTAAAAATATTTTACGAGAATGTatatacaaatattaattttaaaaaaatatttatgtaaaatttgatatttaaaaaaatatatttataaaaaaaactctATATTGAATAACATCCAAAACTTAAGAAGGACGGCAAATTAATAACTTCAAACCCAATACGTCCTACAAGCTTTAAAGGAGGTGAGAAGCAAAGCGGAAAAGGGACCGGAATGGCGCAATGTCCATGTCCTTCAAgagggcggggggggggggattcATTGCTGCAACTTGGAATTGCTGTTTGGATGCTCGCATGCATACACATCGCAGGACACAATATACAGAAGCCAGGCTATGGAATTTGTACCATAATTTACAGAATTAATGCAGTAGAGATTTTTATCTTAAGAAAAAAGATTATCAATATGGTGTTAAATAAGAGCTACTATAGGGAATAATATGTAACACAGTAATCCGTGCACAAGAAATCCAGCCGGGAATAATATGTATAACAGTAATCAGGACAGAGGAAATTCAGCTAGAAGAGAATTATTTACTATCGGTGCGAGCTCTTTAAAGGAGGCAACAATCTCCATAGACCTAATCACATAATACTTTTTGATGTTCAATTATAAGGTCAGCTCATTGCGCCGAGATCCACTCACTTCGCTTACCCCACTCCAATAAAAATGCCTTTTTTTCGGCTCTGGCATGTAAACTCAAGACATAACACAATGTGTGACCCACACCTGTGCTCTATAATggtctcctttttctttctgcTGTCATGTTCATGGATTAGTCTGAGTTCTGCCCCAGAAAAAGAACTCCTTATAGATCATCTCGATGCGaagatatttaaaatttaataaaaaaaggataTTAAGCATAAGCAATCAAAAGACCTGCTTTCTCAATATTTACTcaaatttaaatgtcatgtagaTCACTTGTATCCAAAAAGGGGACAACCAGGAAACCAAAGACAATCTGCATGTATACAAGTCTGTTACTCTAAAATCTCCAAAATACGAAAGAACAAAAAATTGAGTGGATATGTCCAATTTGCCTGCCCTCGTGCAACTGAATGCTAAAGCCAAAGAGATTTTGAAGTGCAGGCGCTCCAAAGGCCCTGCATATAAGCCAAGTAACAAAACAATTTCGCTAATGACTTGTATATATTACCCCAACCATCTTTCCACCCTCTGAAAGGCAAGGATGAGATACCGTCAACTTACTGATTCTCCGTGACCAAGGTATAGTGGAGCAGGCACCATGTCAGAACATATTTACACGTAAAAACCATGGAAGTATGAATGCTATTACCAGGCAAGCCATTAAGAAATTACAGAAGGGTTGACGCCTCCAACAACCACTCCTCTCAGAGTCTATGTTGCTCAACGCCCTCCTGTCATGCCACACCTCCAAGAATCTGCTGTCTTCCTCGCCGGTGATGTTTTTAGCAATTGTACCACAGATTTCACAGTACCTGCATCATAATCAAAAGCAAATTCATTCAATTTAATGCCATCTGAGATATGGTCAGCATTTACTTACAAGATACTCAGACAGGATACAATAAAAAGTTTGATCAACAAAAACAAGCTAAACATCTTAAGATGTGCTAAAATCTGGGTGGATTTTCAATCTGGCTCTCCAGATTATACTCCTCTCTTCAAAAGATTGGCTCATTTATCCTATTACCACAGCTGGCCTTTTCACTGTTCACCTCAATTCTTTACACACAAGATAATCTTAACGAGTTGCGTCCATGCTGGATCCTAAGTCATGCGAAAAACAGGTCTCCCTCTCAGCAGTCAATCTTTAAGTTTACTTACCATATTAGTCTCTTTCCAAAAGTCATCTCAATCAGGAATTTGGAACCAATTAACAAAAGGCAGATGTTGGATTGATGGTAGTAAGAGTGCTCAAACCTCAATGCATCGCGCTATGGATCCATAAGGTGATCCAGTACCAATGAGACAACGCCTACATGATAAGGCCACGATTAAGTATAGGATGGGTTGAAACTGACACATGAAGTAGAAGTTCAGCCAAAAAAACTAGGCAAAGCTCAATGTGAGGGCTAAAAATGTTAACCGACAAGACTTACCTCATTACGTCAACTATCTAGGTTGGCTTCGTCTATAAGTTTTGCTAAGTTGGATCCTTTAGCAGAACTTCCTTtttgttccttttcttttcctttaagTCATCCTTTCATGTTCCTGACCATTCAACAGAAATCTGATCCTCCACTGTATGAAAGCCTAATATCAGATTTTTGCCAAGATCCATATTAGTCAATTGCCCACCACGTAACCATCTAAACCCAGCTTGATGCAGCTCTAACAGCTATTTCTAGTCAATTTCGACACAGTTAGGCCCTGTTTTTAGCCCTAAACATTGGAACATTCTTATCTATACAATGATCATCTTAATAAAGTTGCATACAAGAATATGTACAATATCTGCGGAGATAAATTGGCTGGCTGAGATGATTCAGTCAGAGGCAACCAATTCAGAGAGTACCTCCTACTAAGGGGCATGTTTCTGGGTGAAAGGTCTGAGATGGGTGCAGCAGAAATTTGAGAAACCTAGAACAAAAGTGTGGAGGTTGGGTAGCAATGTACTGAAACTCATTCTGATGGAAAATATGGCCTTTGGCATAAATGAATGACAAAACAATGTTCACTATGCCATCAGGGGATGGATctttaataaaatttaataaataCCCAATGCCTTCATATGCAGGTTACCATGCTTAGCAGTGGCTAATCAACTATGCAATGTCTTTAAAATCGTAAAATCTCTTTACATCATGTTAATTGTATATTCGACAACATTTCAGACAAACTTGCAAACTTGTAACCCATAAAGGACCTTCAAGCACATCAGACAAGCCCTCTCTATCATGGTTCTCCTTGTAAATATGGTTATACGAACTACTGAAGACCACCTAATATAAGATTAATTTCAAGATACGAGTAATGCTACCCATTAGCAGAAGCTACTGATCAACATGTTCAgactaattttttttgtttaaataaGTAGTTGGAAATTTTGAACTATTTGTCCTCTATAAGAGGCAGGAGAATAttcaaaagataaaatagaaGTATAACCGCAAGACTGCAAATCTCTCCATTCTTTGCGCTCAAAATCACTCCCCCATACATCTTAAAACATTTGTTATACCATTCTTCCTCGATACTTCTCCAAAGAATCactttttttagtttttgcACATTATCGTGATATGATCCAAACATATGATAATAATGATGATGACAACAACATCAATAGCACTGAATGGTAGGTTCCTCCTCATGCCAGTATTCCAGAACTTCATGTCAAAACCCTAACTTGGATTAGACAAAGGGTAGAGAAGGCTTACAGAGAAGCCAACATAATTTATTGAAAGCCGCTAGCAAGTATGAAATAGCAAGCCAACAAAAAAAGGCATCCTTAATACCCACGAAAAGTTTATCCTGCTAGAGTAGAAATCCAATCTTCACCATTCTAAAATATAACTAACAAAATCTTGTGTCTTGCAAGGTGCATTTTGGCCCCTGCTTTCTCTTTAGGCACATCATATAGCATTACAAAATTATCTAGATAAATGACAACCTTGACGCCTAGATAGTACACCAAATAAGTTGAAAAGCTAATCTGTAGTTTCGCTTTCCTACATCACTTgcaatataattccaaatgcaaATATGAAGATTCGAAGACAGCATTTCACTTAATAGCAAGCCAAGGCATGATCAACTATAGAAAATCAAGCACATACATTAGCTGTTAAGGAATCGATACAATCATTAAACAACCATTCAAACATTCATAAGTTTAGTAGGACTAGACAGTAGGCACATCACTTTCACAAATCTACAATTTCTTCCTAACACAATCACCTAATGCGGCACCGACATTTTAgctggtgtaattcatttgcaGGAAAGAATGAAATCACActtactcactgattcaaaaagAACGTCGTcaattttttgaatgaaaaagtGTCAAACATCAAGCACTGTTATATGCCTATGTTTTCATGCAAAATGCCAACAGTAAGCCATTGCACCTACCCAATCTTTAGTGAATCATTTCTAGTTTTATAAGTTTAAAAGGGTATACTCTTTATTCGCGATGTAAATTACTTGGTACAATTCAGGCTGCTGCATGGATAATGTCATAATTACTATCAGCCTAAAACTTAAACATTTTTATTACAATTATAAATCCCTGCAAGATGCCCTTTTTTTCTAAATCTCGGCAAGATGAGGAGCATCCTGGCTGTCTTGTCTTGTTCCTGTGAGAAAACGGGAATTGGAATGGTGGCAGCAGTCCAAGACCCATCCACatgaggaaagaagaaagaaagaggaaataaaaaaggaaggaaagaaggaggaaaggaaaaaaatggaaggtaagaagaaaaaaggaaaagaaagaaaggaaagaagggaaaagaaatggaaagaaagaaaagaacgaaaaaagaaaggaaagaagaagtaaaagaaaaggaaggaaggaagaaataagaaaaagatagaaaggaaggaagaaggaagaaatgaaagaaataaaaaaagaaagaagaaggggagaTAGACTGATGGTATCATAGGGATACTCGATGGAGACTGCCGTCGGAACAGGATGGGACAGCAGGACACCCTACTCCAAGGAGAAACTGAGACACCGTGTTCCCAAAgaatttaaaaccttgattTTCATAGTGATCGAGATAGAGTTGAGGGGAGAGGGGAGTCCATGGTGTATTTCGTGTAGATAAAGTACAAATCAATTAGACTACAAAAGAAGTTGGTGATAAACTAGTGTTATGCAAGTAAGCACAAAGATATGGGACTGAAATACGTCCAAACAAGTGAAGGGGTGAGGGGAACTGTATGAAATGCAGCTAAATGGTAACTCATAATTAGACCATTAGCTGCAACTGATGGATGAAATAGGCTTGTGAAAGCTCATATTATAAATAAAGGAAAGACAAAAATGGCTTAAACAGTTCAAACATGCCATGATGATTTTGTTTAATAGGCAAATATCAAAAATATCATATGCGACGGGAACTTAAGCATCAAAATAAGCACATGTGAGAGTTAGAAACTTAAGGCTCAAATGCATCAGAGTCTGATCAACAATCATGGACACTACTATAGAGATTTCATTGGCATATAAATGCCTTACCTCCTGTAGAGCTTCCATCATCTTTTTTtccgaaaaaaaaaggaatgaaaATAACTTCTAGATGAGGAATGCTTATAATTTATATCAATCAAGAAATTACATTCCAACCCCTTGATTAATAAATCATTCCTTCCAACCTGTCGGCATAGTTTACTTAGCTGACACTAACAAAATATATGTTTCCTTGTTCTTGTAATTAGAATAATTCTAGCTTCTGGCTCTTGCTTCGTGCAATCATTTGCAAGATTATATATGAGTATGTTCTGCAAGGAACATAGCTGTGATTTTGTCACATGTAATTCTTATtcaattttttcctctcttttttgggTTAGATAGTTCTGCAATTAAATCCAGAGCTTCCAATCTGGAAGAAAACAAAGTAATTCTGTTGACCGCAGTCTAACTTTATCCTTATGTATTTGTTGGGCATGTTTCTTTATGGCTACTAATCGTGCGTGTATAACACGATAGACTAATAAGTTAGAAAGTCAATAAGGTATTAAAAAATGACGCCTTATAGAAGAATAAAACAGATGCTTTGACAAGGTTATAGCAGAGAGACGGACAGAGAATGGATTAGTTGAAACGAAAAAGATGAAAGGCTTGGCAGGACCTTAAGAAAGAAAGTTAAGACTTTGATAGCTAAGGCGCCCACGCCTCCAAAACGACAAGCTATCAACTTTAACATGAATCTAGGGTTTCAATTTATTTCACTCCTCGTAAACATCAGCAAACCTCCTTAAATTGGTTCTTGTAGAAATCACTACAAACCCCTTCAGATCGAGCTTAAACACAGAAAACCCGACGTTGAAGAGATCAAATCGGTAAATTAAGTCAAGCATAGAC
This portion of the Phoenix dactylifera cultivar Barhee BC4 chromosome 11, palm_55x_up_171113_PBpolish2nd_filt_p, whole genome shotgun sequence genome encodes:
- the LOC103708980 gene encoding pathogen-related protein; its protein translation is MEEASKEKPVGDQYRSYLVGEEGDDTHWRLGSPPTYDLVNKLFEEGRTKVWPKGSLEEKVQNAIKTWEMEFSHKTRLEDFKTINREKFKFIVNGRQALSAEETLKLGSYNALLQNSQPEEDLESFESSHELFRTAFPRGFAWEVLHVYSGPPVIVLKFRHWGYMEGPYKGHAPTGEKVEFYGMAILKVDEHLRAEELEIYYDPAELIGGFLKGPLLSPSEHLQVAATSGEVAATGSSSGAATSRACPYFKG